Below is a window of Aigarchaeota archaeon DNA.
AGCGACCTCTGCGGTTTTGTCCCAAGCATCGAAGTTTTCCTTCACGGGACGTAGCCAGCCGTAATTCATCTTCCTCAACTGACTTGGCTCGATGCCTGCCCTTCGCCAAGTGAGGCTCGTAACCGGATGCGAAACTGCCTGCCATGCCTTCATGCAGAAAACAAAACCTTCTGGCGCCATACGCCGCCAACCCGCAACAGTTTCTACTCGGGGGAGTTTGTAAAAAGTTTCCTGAATCTCGATGACCGGAAACTTCTCAAAATATGCTTTCTTCCCTCCTTTGACCGCCCAGCCACAGCAACCGACAAAGAAACGCTTCATCCATCA
It encodes the following:
- a CDS encoding DUF72 domain-containing protein, whose product is MKRFFVGCCGWAVKGGKKAYFEKFPVIEIQETFYKLPRVETVAGWRRMAPEGFVFCMKAWQAVSHPVTSLTWRRAGIEPSQLRKMNYGWLRPVKENFDAWDKTAEVA